One Papaver somniferum cultivar HN1 chromosome 10, ASM357369v1, whole genome shotgun sequence genomic window carries:
- the LOC113319066 gene encoding uncharacterized protein LOC113319066, giving the protein MTSANSFVVHRINPLTKFKPSLNLPVKGLSQSFCEYHKNLCLLKGNRRDWGFRAIKTDEFDVIPVHSSDQQDGLVSMVEKEMEVEKMNQVDLLVNDGMLSFGGGEMQGFSSSSVISLEGKEEEKQEEDIEKLIDRSINATIVLAAGTFAITKLLTIDKDYWQGWTLFEILRYAPQHNWIAYEEALKTNPVLAKMMISGVVYSLGDWIAQCYEGKPIFEFDRARMFRSGIVGFSLHGSLSHYYYQFCEALFPFQDWWVVPAKVVFDQTVWSAVWNSIYFTVLGLLRFESPTTIIGELSATFWPMLTAGWKLWPFAHLITYGVVPLEQRLLWVDCVELVWVTILSTYSNEKSVGRVAEASLETIPVSQSVDLPKE; this is encoded by the exons ATGACTTCTGCAAATAGCTTTGTAGTTCATAGGATTAATCCACTAACAAAATTTAAACCCTCGTTGAATCTTCCAGTTAAGGGTTTATCTCAAAGTTTCTGTGAATATCACAAGAATCTGTGTTTGTTAAAAGGAAATAGACGAGATTGGGGTTTTAGGGCAATTAAAACAGATGAGTTTGATGTGATTCCAGTTCATAGTAGTGATCAACAAGATGGGCTGGTTTCTATggttgaaaaagaaatggaagtaGAGAAAATGAATCAAGTAGATTTGCTTGTTAATGATGGAATGCTTTCGTTTGGAGGTGGAGAAATGcaagggttttcttcttctagtgTTATTAGTTTAGAGGGGAAGGAGGAGGAGAAACAAGAAGAGGATATTGAGAAGTTGATAGATAGGTCAATTAATGCTACAATTGTTCTTGCTGCTGGAACTTTTGCTATCACCAAATTGCTTACAATTGACAAGGATTACTGGCAG GGATGGACACTATTTGAGATACTAAGATATGCACCCCAGCACAACTGGATTGCTTATGAAGAGGCTCTTAAAACAAACCCTGTCTTAGCTAAAATGATGATAAGTGGGGTAGTCTACTCTTTAGGAGATTGGATTGCACAG TGCTATGAAGGGAAACCAATTTTTGAATTTGACCGAGCACGTATGTTCAGATCAGGCATTGTTGGGTTCTCTCTTCACGGCTCGCTTTCTCATTATTACTACCAATTCTGTGAG GCTCTTTTTCCTTTCCAAGACTGGTGGGTTGTCCCTGCTAAAGTTGTATTTGATCAAACCGTGTGGTCGGCTGTTTGGAACAGCATTTATTTTACGGTATTAGGATTGTTGCGTTTCGAATCCCCAACTACTATTATTGGCGAACTGAGCGCAACCTTCTGGCCCATGTTAACA GCTGGGTGGAAGCTCTGGCCTTTCGCGCATCTGATTACCTACGGTGTGGTCCCACTAGAACAAAGGCTTCTTTGGGTTGACTGTGTTGAATTAGTATGGGTAACTATACTGTCCAC CTATTCGAATGAGAAATCGGTAGGAAGGGTAGCCGAAGCATCCCTAGAGACAATACCTGTATCACAGTCAGTCGATCTTCCTAAG gagtga